In the Ensifer adhaerens genome, one interval contains:
- a CDS encoding pilus assembly protein, with product MTAHMNFTTTIKILVLSDDAAAASLMLDTFGSLSRYEAHHMSLNALGEAGKVDPTQFNLIVLDVDNGEVLSRPETTQFRAKHRNVPMVVVSEVLSDELMRLLFRLNGDDWLKKPLERRALIDMISTHAPGVSGNESRVHAIVAAVGGAGASVISSSLAQILAQPTKGVAPRVGLFDLDFSSGSLGYYLNLVNDYDLKAVVANPGRVDLEFIDLVRKRHSAGFTLLSFKQPSILLEPKGAELALRMLDVAAFESDHMVIDVPYYETPWKSDVLASVNSISIVTEMTIPSLHQAKDLFARLVRLRGGADGIQVVINKYRTKLFSLGVRREQVDKVFKDTHAHIIPYDWDTLSEAVNRGVLPHEVNSRSPFCGAVGKLGALVR from the coding sequence ATGACCGCACACATGAACTTTACAACGACCATAAAGATCCTCGTTCTCTCCGACGATGCGGCGGCGGCGAGCCTCATGCTGGATACGTTCGGGTCGCTGTCGCGCTATGAAGCGCACCATATGTCGTTGAACGCACTTGGTGAAGCCGGGAAGGTCGATCCGACACAGTTCAACTTGATCGTGCTTGATGTCGATAATGGCGAGGTTCTTTCCCGCCCAGAGACCACTCAGTTCCGCGCCAAACACCGCAACGTTCCAATGGTCGTCGTATCCGAAGTTCTTTCCGATGAACTGATGCGGCTGCTATTTCGCCTGAACGGAGACGATTGGCTGAAAAAGCCACTAGAGCGCCGCGCTCTGATCGACATGATCTCGACGCATGCGCCGGGCGTCAGCGGCAATGAGAGCCGGGTGCACGCGATCGTCGCTGCAGTTGGTGGTGCCGGGGCGAGCGTGATTTCATCCTCGCTGGCACAAATATTGGCGCAGCCGACGAAAGGCGTGGCGCCGCGCGTTGGCCTCTTCGATCTGGACTTTTCTTCCGGGTCGCTCGGCTACTACCTCAATCTCGTCAACGACTACGACCTGAAGGCCGTTGTCGCGAACCCAGGGCGTGTCGACCTCGAATTTATCGATCTCGTTCGCAAGCGGCATTCGGCCGGGTTCACGCTGCTGTCGTTCAAGCAACCCTCCATCTTGCTGGAACCGAAGGGCGCCGAACTGGCGTTGCGAATGCTTGATGTCGCGGCTTTCGAGAGCGACCACATGGTCATCGACGTGCCTTACTATGAAACGCCCTGGAAGAGCGATGTACTCGCCTCAGTCAACAGCATTTCCATCGTCACTGAAATGACAATCCCATCGCTCCATCAGGCCAAGGATCTATTTGCTCGTCTCGTACGCCTGCGTGGCGGTGCGGATGGCATTCAGGTCGTGATCAACAAATACCGCACCAAGCTCTTTAGCCTTGGCGTGCGCCGCGAGCAGGTCGACAAGGTATTCAAGGACACCCACGCGCACATCATTCCGTACGATTGGGATACGCTGAGCGAGGCGGTAAACCGCGGCGTCCTGCCCCACGAGGTCAATTCTCGCTCTCCATTCTGTGGTGCCGTTGGCAAGCTTGGGGCGCTCGTCAGATGA
- a CDS encoding AAA family ATPase, whose protein sequence is MQYSPSQDREDFAIALDPRMPVVPLSLEETGLEPSFLLRLAAKCATEQDTVTASHLADRMKLSKVLTNLLIKELVKLSYLEARGLAGEDVRSDIRYALSSKGLDYAQVALRQSEYIGPAPVSLDAFCRQIGLQSIHHERVTYERLIRSLDGLVLSPALVEKLGPAVNSGRSILLYGPPGNGKTSIAERTSELFIQTVWVPYAIEVGGYVISFYDEATHQALREPTSKPNAKTDQRWVECRRPVIKTGGELTLDLLDLTYNPASRAYEAPMHLKASGGVFIIDDFGRQQDRPQALINRWIVPLERGYDFLTLHTGKKFKVPFDELVVFSTNIPPRELSDEAGLRRLKYKIYVNNPSRDEYLRIFESYARSVAIDLVDDDLHLFYDRKYRGDMLASCYHPKYLLDFISSYCEFNEQPKVASLKMLERAWGGVFTLD, encoded by the coding sequence ATGCAGTATTCGCCCAGTCAAGACCGAGAAGACTTTGCAATCGCGCTTGATCCGCGCATGCCGGTGGTGCCGCTAAGCCTTGAAGAAACCGGGCTGGAACCGTCGTTCCTGTTGCGGCTTGCCGCGAAATGCGCGACCGAGCAGGACACGGTGACGGCTTCGCACCTCGCCGATCGGATGAAGCTGTCGAAGGTGCTGACGAACCTGCTCATCAAGGAATTGGTGAAGCTGTCCTATCTCGAGGCGCGCGGGCTTGCTGGTGAGGACGTCAGGTCCGACATCCGCTACGCGCTCTCGTCAAAGGGCCTGGACTACGCGCAGGTGGCGCTGAGGCAGTCGGAGTATATCGGCCCGGCGCCGGTGTCGCTCGATGCCTTCTGTCGCCAGATCGGTTTGCAGTCCATCCATCACGAACGCGTCACCTATGAGCGGCTCATCCGAAGCCTGGACGGGCTGGTGTTGTCCCCGGCACTGGTCGAGAAGCTGGGACCGGCGGTCAATTCGGGCCGATCCATTCTCCTTTACGGTCCGCCTGGTAATGGCAAGACCAGCATTGCAGAGCGGACTTCCGAGCTCTTCATCCAGACGGTCTGGGTGCCCTACGCCATCGAGGTCGGTGGCTATGTCATCAGCTTCTATGACGAGGCGACGCACCAGGCGTTGAGAGAGCCGACGAGCAAACCGAATGCGAAGACCGACCAGCGATGGGTCGAATGCCGGCGGCCCGTTATCAAGACGGGTGGAGAACTCACGCTCGATCTGCTCGACCTCACATATAACCCCGCATCGCGGGCCTATGAGGCACCCATGCATCTGAAGGCATCGGGTGGCGTGTTCATCATCGATGATTTCGGGCGCCAGCAGGACCGGCCTCAAGCGCTCATCAACCGCTGGATCGTTCCGCTCGAGCGCGGCTACGACTTCCTGACGCTGCACACAGGCAAGAAGTTCAAGGTGCCGTTCGACGAACTCGTCGTCTTCTCGACCAACATTCCGCCGCGGGAACTCTCCGACGAAGCTGGCCTGCGACGCCTCAAATATAAGATATATGTGAATAACCCGTCGCGAGATGAATATCTGCGCATCTTTGAGTCCTACGCCCGCTCGGTCGCGATAGACTTGGTGGACGATGATTTGCACCTTTTCTACGATCGAAAGTACAGAGGAGATATGCTGGCGTCCTGTTACCATCCCAAGTACCTCCTGGATTTCATCTCCTCCTATTGCGAGTTTAACGAGCAGCCCAAGGTTGCTTCGCTGAAGATGCTGGAGCGGGCCTGGGGTGGGGTGTTCACATTGGATTGA
- a CDS encoding pilus assembly protein, whose translation MLLKSKRAPLVLVLAATSLVSGCADYMNHRDTITFGAGNAMEANKAIHIQDPFPRVAQNTRIAMDGKSIDKVMRNYNGAGASPGAAMPTAVILPTATPPMATNGYSGTAQ comes from the coding sequence CTGTTGTTAAAAAGTAAGCGCGCGCCTCTGGTTCTGGTTCTGGCGGCAACCAGCCTCGTTTCGGGCTGCGCCGACTACATGAACCACCGGGATACCATCACCTTTGGGGCCGGCAATGCCATGGAGGCCAATAAAGCCATCCATATTCAGGATCCTTTCCCGAGGGTGGCGCAGAACACGCGGATCGCCATGGACGGCAAGTCGATCGACAAGGTCATGCGGAACTATAACGGCGCCGGCGCGAGCCCAGGTGCCGCTATGCCAACGGCAGTGATCCTGCCGACGGCAACACCGCCCATGGCTACGAACGGTTATAGCGGCACGGCACAGTGA
- a CDS encoding type II secretion system F family protein: protein MTLPLLYAAVFVASLVSVEALLRSYFRKTERQRAVNDRLGLLDASEDHLKTYRAMLKARGVDAEWRSLPLVQRVRQFYTQSGIKFDAQRFALYGIAGAVLVWLAVRFLLPGILVQIFVFLVICFLFPVIVVWRTRANRIRKFTLKLPEALDVANRSLSAGHPLPAAISLVARELPDPVGTEFGLLSDELTYGTTLDDALVNLSIRVGAEDLNLLAIALSVQAGTGGNLVEILQNLSKTLRDRTMLKAKVKAISSEGRITAIFMSAYPFLLYALIKTLAPTYFDPVWASGHGTTIVAVLVAIMVVGNVILYKMVNFEY, encoded by the coding sequence GTGACCCTGCCGCTCCTCTACGCCGCAGTCTTCGTCGCATCGCTGGTTTCCGTCGAGGCGCTGTTGCGCAGCTACTTCCGGAAGACCGAGCGCCAGCGCGCCGTCAATGATCGGCTGGGCCTGCTCGATGCGAGCGAGGACCACCTCAAGACCTACCGCGCAATGCTGAAAGCGCGTGGCGTCGACGCCGAATGGCGATCCCTGCCGCTCGTCCAGCGCGTCCGGCAGTTCTATACGCAGTCAGGCATCAAGTTCGACGCGCAGCGTTTTGCGCTCTATGGGATCGCCGGTGCGGTGCTGGTCTGGCTTGCGGTCAGGTTCCTGCTTCCTGGCATCCTGGTCCAGATATTCGTCTTCCTGGTGATCTGCTTTCTCTTTCCAGTCATTGTCGTCTGGCGGACTCGGGCCAACCGGATCCGCAAATTTACCCTCAAGCTTCCTGAAGCACTCGACGTTGCCAATCGCAGCCTGTCCGCAGGTCACCCGCTGCCGGCAGCGATTTCCCTCGTGGCGCGCGAACTGCCCGATCCGGTCGGGACGGAATTTGGCCTGCTCTCCGACGAGTTGACTTACGGCACCACCCTGGATGACGCGCTGGTAAATCTGAGCATCCGCGTCGGCGCGGAAGATCTCAATCTTTTGGCAATCGCCTTGAGCGTCCAGGCGGGTACGGGCGGCAATCTGGTCGAAATCCTGCAGAACCTTTCAAAGACGCTGCGTGATCGCACGATGCTGAAAGCCAAGGTCAAGGCGATTTCGTCGGAAGGGCGGATCACGGCGATTTTCATGTCCGCCTATCCATTCCTTCTCTACGCGTTGATCAAGACGCTGGCGCCGACCTACTTCGATCCGGTTTGGGCAAGCGGCCATGGCACGACCATCGTCGCGGTACTCGTCGCCATTATGGTCGTGGGCAACGTCATTCTCTACAAGATGGTCAACTTCGAATACTGA
- a CDS encoding CpaF family protein, which translates to MATGFIGRFYKQQPDENVRESPEPTSMPAAVAASMPSAEAAGSAGLEESLGLDMVAERVNLHRYLLDRINLGILDTMDDEEIATEIRPLVKDYIRRNNFPLNAKEISDLIRDITDEMLGLGPIEPLLADDSIADILINGYNSVYVERRGKLESTAVRFKDEDHLLRVINKIVSAVGRRVDEATPLVDARLKDGSRVNVAIRPISVDGPLVSIRKFTRKPLTLERLVEYGAMANAMRILLSAAVKGRVSMVVSGGTGSGKTTLLNALSSQISANERLITIEDAAELQLQQPHVGRLETRPPTLDGRNEVRQRELLKNALRMRPDRIIVGEVRGEEAFDMLQAMNTGHEGSMTTIHANTPRDAVGRLEQMVGMAGMPMSQQSIRSQIASAITIIVQVQRLSDGSRKVVSISEITGMEGEVVQMQEIMRFRRTATDENGRIHGEFRATGLRPRFVEEFAQLGIMLPAAIFDPGRPLQTGVIEP; encoded by the coding sequence ATGGCAACCGGGTTCATTGGACGTTTCTACAAGCAGCAGCCGGACGAAAACGTTCGGGAGTCTCCCGAGCCCACCTCGATGCCCGCGGCGGTAGCGGCCTCGATGCCCAGCGCGGAGGCCGCCGGTAGCGCGGGGCTCGAGGAGTCGCTCGGGCTCGACATGGTGGCGGAGCGGGTCAATCTGCATCGCTACCTGCTCGATCGCATCAATCTCGGCATTCTCGACACGATGGACGACGAGGAAATCGCCACCGAAATCAGGCCGCTGGTCAAGGACTACATCCGACGCAACAATTTCCCGCTCAATGCGAAGGAAATCAGCGACCTGATCCGCGACATCACCGACGAGATGCTCGGGCTCGGGCCCATCGAGCCGTTGCTGGCTGACGACTCGATCGCCGATATTCTGATCAACGGCTACAACAGCGTCTACGTCGAAAGGCGGGGGAAGCTCGAAAGCACGGCGGTGCGTTTCAAGGACGAAGATCACCTGCTGCGGGTGATCAACAAGATCGTCTCCGCTGTCGGGCGCCGTGTCGATGAAGCAACGCCGCTGGTCGACGCTCGCTTGAAGGACGGATCGCGCGTCAACGTTGCCATCCGGCCGATCTCGGTCGACGGACCGCTCGTCTCGATCCGCAAATTCACCCGCAAGCCGCTGACGCTTGAGCGTCTGGTCGAGTATGGCGCCATGGCCAATGCGATGCGGATCCTGCTGAGCGCCGCCGTCAAGGGCAGGGTGTCGATGGTCGTTTCCGGAGGTACCGGCTCGGGCAAAACGACCCTGCTTAACGCCCTGTCTTCGCAGATATCGGCCAACGAACGCCTGATCACCATCGAGGACGCGGCCGAATTGCAGCTGCAGCAACCACATGTCGGACGGTTGGAAACGCGACCGCCGACCCTCGACGGACGCAACGAAGTGCGCCAGCGCGAGCTCCTGAAGAATGCGCTGCGCATGCGGCCTGACCGCATCATCGTCGGCGAAGTCCGCGGCGAAGAGGCCTTCGACATGCTGCAGGCGATGAACACCGGCCACGAAGGCTCGATGACGACCATTCACGCCAACACGCCGCGCGATGCGGTCGGCCGGCTTGAGCAGATGGTCGGTATGGCGGGCATGCCCATGTCGCAACAAAGCATCCGCTCGCAGATAGCCTCGGCAATCACCATCATTGTTCAGGTTCAACGTTTGAGTGACGGCAGCCGCAAAGTGGTTTCGATCTCCGAGATAACCGGCATGGAAGGCGAGGTCGTGCAGATGCAGGAGATCATGCGGTTCAGGCGAACTGCCACCGACGAGAACGGCCGCATCCACGGGGAGTTTCGCGCCACCGGCCTTCGACCGCGCTTCGTCGAGGAATTCGCGCAGCTCGGGATCATGCTTCCTGCGGCGATATTCGATCCGGGAAGACCATTGCAAACGGGGGTGATTGAACCGTGA
- a CDS encoding TadE/TadG family type IV pilus assembly protein encodes MIALRNSVLNRFRHSDDGAVLTEALVAIPFVTLFAAGILEFGNIFWERMQIDAGLRDAGRYLARCRPDSGTYDATCDTTTAKLIAFYGTQTPVANAALRVPGWGPALTNITITPVDANGTITVQTAHVYRSSPIFSWLGIEAITIRSSHQERYIGW; translated from the coding sequence ATGATCGCGCTGCGAAACTCTGTCCTTAATCGTTTCCGCCACAGCGATGATGGAGCCGTGCTGACCGAAGCGTTGGTTGCCATACCTTTCGTTACCCTCTTTGCTGCCGGTATCCTGGAGTTCGGCAATATCTTCTGGGAACGGATGCAGATCGACGCCGGTCTGAGGGACGCCGGCCGCTACCTCGCTCGATGCCGACCGGATTCGGGAACGTACGACGCAACGTGCGATACGACGACTGCCAAGCTGATTGCTTTCTATGGAACACAAACCCCGGTCGCAAACGCTGCGCTACGTGTACCCGGTTGGGGGCCGGCTCTCACCAACATCACAATTACTCCAGTGGACGCGAACGGCACGATTACCGTCCAGACGGCACATGTCTACCGGAGTTCGCCTATTTTTTCCTGGCTCGGCATCGAGGCGATCACAATCCGCTCCTCTCACCAAGAGAGGTACATCGGATGGTAA
- a CDS encoding TadE/TadG family type IV pilus assembly protein — translation MLHRTIKRFWEDRRGYVIALTLIAMPLLLGVSLIVIDVGRSANLHTDLQSAVDAMALTGARELDGRDDSITRAQAAIEKLANTAAFGNGGSGMSLGSYITVAYKAGDDTASTVTVRFLKGIPGDGTFAGDDDDPITAAMITTNPNDAGYAWVTAKNQAMQTIFPLPVGVTRSTINVSADAVAAYRVSACDVTPIFICNPYEPAGNSSATVSEQAAEQLHTKFAAGDLYGTQIELHSTSSSSPGPGNFGFLRTPLGNGASVLADALATGNPGTCYTKDNLDTETGAKAGPVEDGVNTRFGFYSSSFNKVSNDARYRPAQNVRSAQSQTGNANKTCDTYNPVTSGGAIGDVTKAVPLGYGATMTAMGGGKISTGNNWNYNTYWNVAQGGSAPSVTAVLSNYSSYPSGATGLPSRPSAYDVYRYELNNPSLISHASASGEKGTPGTGGQCYSGPALSNYTADEYGDRREIFSAIVNCGYEKSVGHLNGHKATKAIAFARMFLTKPAVKESNERYISLEMIDISGKGGRGTLDEFLREEAELVR, via the coding sequence ATGCTACACAGAACGATCAAGAGGTTTTGGGAAGACCGACGAGGCTACGTCATTGCGTTGACGCTCATTGCCATGCCGTTGTTGCTCGGTGTCTCTCTCATCGTCATCGACGTTGGCCGCAGCGCCAATCTCCATACGGATCTTCAAAGCGCGGTCGATGCCATGGCTCTGACGGGGGCCCGAGAACTTGACGGCCGTGACGATTCGATCACGCGGGCGCAGGCCGCAATCGAAAAGCTTGCCAATACTGCCGCCTTCGGTAACGGCGGCAGTGGCATGTCGCTCGGTTCGTACATCACGGTTGCTTACAAGGCCGGGGACGATACTGCCAGTACGGTGACCGTCAGGTTTCTCAAGGGCATCCCCGGAGACGGCACGTTCGCAGGCGACGACGACGACCCTATAACGGCGGCAATGATCACGACGAATCCGAACGACGCCGGCTATGCCTGGGTCACCGCCAAGAACCAGGCGATGCAGACGATCTTCCCGCTGCCCGTCGGTGTCACACGCTCTACAATCAACGTGTCGGCCGACGCTGTGGCAGCGTACCGGGTCAGCGCCTGCGACGTGACACCAATCTTCATCTGCAATCCTTATGAGCCGGCCGGCAACAGCAGCGCGACTGTCAGCGAGCAGGCGGCCGAACAGTTGCACACCAAATTTGCGGCCGGCGATCTCTATGGCACCCAGATCGAGCTGCACAGTACATCGTCTTCCAGTCCCGGGCCGGGCAACTTCGGTTTCCTGAGGACCCCTTTGGGCAATGGTGCATCCGTGCTGGCCGATGCCCTGGCGACGGGTAACCCCGGAACGTGCTACACCAAGGATAACCTCGACACTGAGACCGGCGCCAAGGCTGGGCCTGTTGAGGACGGCGTGAACACCCGCTTTGGTTTCTATTCCTCGTCGTTCAACAAGGTGAGCAACGACGCCCGCTATCGCCCGGCGCAAAACGTGCGCTCTGCGCAGAGCCAGACGGGCAACGCCAACAAGACTTGCGACACGTACAACCCGGTCACATCCGGAGGCGCGATCGGAGACGTCACCAAGGCGGTGCCGCTCGGCTACGGCGCGACCATGACAGCGATGGGCGGGGGCAAGATCAGCACGGGCAACAACTGGAATTACAATACCTATTGGAACGTTGCGCAGGGTGGCTCGGCCCCGTCCGTCACCGCCGTTCTCAGCAACTATTCGAGCTATCCCAGTGGCGCCACAGGGCTGCCGAGCCGCCCGTCCGCATACGATGTTTATCGCTATGAGCTCAACAACCCGTCGCTGATCAGCCATGCTTCGGCGAGCGGCGAGAAGGGCACCCCTGGAACCGGCGGACAATGCTACTCGGGGCCGGCGCTTTCGAACTACACGGCCGATGAATACGGCGATCGACGCGAGATCTTTTCCGCGATCGTCAATTGCGGTTACGAGAAGTCGGTTGGGCATCTGAATGGCCACAAGGCGACGAAGGCGATCGCCTTTGCGCGCATGTTCCTGACAAAGCCCGCTGTCAAGGAAAGCAATGAGCGCTATATCTCGCTGGAAATGATCGACATCAGCGGCAAGGGCGGGCGCGGCACCCTTGACGAGTTCCTCCGCGAAGAAGCGGAGTTGGTCAGATGA
- a CDS encoding TadE/TadG family type IV pilus assembly protein — translation MVSLRSPISFWQDQRGVTLTEGLISLPLVLLAISALVEFGYAMSQWNQTVKALQAGARLAAVSDPLTNNFAAVFPTDNNNPLYNGDATPNDATISSSCGPNLANCSAALTRIVMGSDGVCGVAGDPNPGICDINWRIQPANVVVTYQRSGLGYWGRPNGPVLTMRLEVRGVTFDLPLLGALLGLNRIEVPAHPVTLTTEDLKTCSSC, via the coding sequence ATGGTAAGCCTTCGATCGCCCATTTCCTTCTGGCAAGACCAGCGCGGTGTGACGCTGACCGAAGGATTGATATCGCTGCCGCTCGTGCTTCTGGCGATTTCGGCGCTCGTTGAGTTCGGTTATGCCATGTCGCAATGGAACCAGACGGTCAAGGCCCTGCAGGCAGGCGCCCGTCTCGCAGCCGTCTCAGATCCGCTGACGAACAACTTCGCCGCCGTTTTTCCGACAGACAACAACAACCCTCTCTATAATGGCGATGCGACGCCGAATGATGCGACGATATCGTCGAGCTGCGGACCGAATCTCGCAAATTGCAGCGCGGCATTAACCCGGATTGTCATGGGCAGCGACGGCGTCTGTGGGGTGGCGGGTGACCCCAACCCAGGCATTTGCGACATCAACTGGCGTATCCAGCCGGCAAACGTCGTCGTCACCTATCAACGCTCCGGCCTGGGATATTGGGGACGGCCGAACGGGCCTGTGCTGACCATGCGCCTGGAAGTGCGCGGCGTCACATTCGATCTGCCGCTTCTCGGCGCTTTGCTGGGGTTAAATCGGATCGAAGTTCCTGCCCATCCGGTGACGCTGACGACGGAAGACCTCAAGACATGTTCAAGCTGCTGA
- a CDS encoding type II secretion system F family protein gives MGEYGIYIVVFFAVMIFAGVTSELVFRRREVGVRLSETTAKAGVDDLQFAEGALLGLGEAENRLIRRYFEITRRDQNANSTQNRLIRAGYFGAQAVTVFQVIRALLCGVVMVAAAWALDRFAPQMSRPAILVIAMIATAATFMLVNIYIDRRGDAKEREYRRLFPDFMDMLTVCLDAGMSVEAAADRVAREFVQKRQDFGLHLSIMMLEVRGGRRLREALTNLATRLRIDEARSLAVLFRQSEELGTSVTQTLRVYSKEMRDLRIVRAEEKANALPIKMLLPLGAFLFPVSLIIVLVPIVLRVIGLLTGLRPGG, from the coding sequence ATGGGCGAGTACGGAATTTACATCGTCGTCTTCTTCGCCGTAATGATATTTGCCGGCGTTACTTCGGAGCTGGTGTTTCGTCGACGCGAAGTTGGCGTGCGCCTATCGGAGACGACTGCAAAGGCAGGTGTCGACGACCTCCAGTTCGCCGAAGGCGCCCTTCTCGGCCTGGGAGAGGCAGAGAACCGCCTGATCCGCCGCTATTTCGAAATTACCCGGCGCGACCAAAACGCAAACTCCACACAGAACCGGCTGATCCGCGCCGGCTATTTCGGCGCCCAAGCGGTGACCGTATTTCAGGTGATACGGGCACTCCTTTGCGGCGTGGTCATGGTCGCAGCGGCCTGGGCTTTGGATCGGTTCGCTCCGCAGATGTCACGGCCTGCGATCCTGGTCATCGCCATGATTGCGACCGCCGCCACCTTCATGCTGGTGAACATCTACATCGACCGGCGGGGTGACGCCAAGGAAAGGGAGTATCGGCGGCTGTTCCCAGACTTCATGGATATGCTGACTGTATGTCTGGACGCAGGCATGAGCGTTGAGGCGGCAGCGGACCGCGTCGCCCGGGAATTCGTCCAGAAACGCCAGGATTTTGGCCTTCACCTGTCGATCATGATGCTGGAGGTGCGCGGTGGGCGTCGACTGCGCGAGGCCCTCACCAACCTCGCCACGCGTTTGCGGATCGACGAAGCGCGCTCGCTCGCGGTGCTTTTCCGTCAGTCGGAGGAGCTCGGGACGAGCGTGACGCAGACGCTGCGTGTCTACAGCAAGGAAATGCGCGATCTGCGGATCGTGCGGGCAGAGGAAAAGGCCAATGCGCTGCCGATCAAAATGCTCTTGCCGCTCGGCGCTTTCCTGTTCCCTGTCAGTCTTATCATCGTACTCGTCCCCATCGTCCTTCGCGTCATAGGCCTGCTCACCGGCTTGAGACCGGGTGGCTAG
- a CDS encoding L,D-transpeptidase, whose amino-acid sequence MPAVSLFGVLAIAPQAMAAGGTVPRSLGPKTSTVVSIDKTYPAGTIVVASEARTLDLVISGNRAIRYRIGVGRDGFRWSGVVKVGRKAEWPDWRPPAEMKARAPELPELVPPGPFNPLGARGIYLYRGKADTLYRIHGTNEQSTVGQFASSGCFRMSNADIIDLYERVRVGATVIVE is encoded by the coding sequence ATGCCGGCCGTATCGCTTTTCGGTGTCCTTGCAATCGCGCCGCAGGCCATGGCAGCTGGCGGAACGGTACCACGCAGTCTTGGACCGAAAACGAGCACGGTCGTATCGATCGACAAAACCTACCCGGCCGGTACGATCGTCGTTGCCAGCGAGGCAAGGACGCTGGACCTCGTCATCTCCGGTAACCGCGCGATCCGTTATCGGATCGGGGTCGGCCGCGACGGCTTCCGTTGGAGCGGCGTGGTGAAGGTGGGGAGAAAGGCCGAATGGCCCGACTGGCGGCCGCCGGCCGAGATGAAGGCACGCGCACCGGAACTGCCGGAACTGGTGCCTCCCGGCCCATTCAATCCCCTCGGGGCCCGCGGCATCTATCTCTACCGGGGCAAAGCCGACACGCTTTATCGCATCCATGGAACGAATGAGCAGTCGACGGTCGGGCAATTCGCCTCCTCCGGCTGTTTCCGCATGAGCAACGCCGACATCATCGATCTCTACGAGCGGGTGAGGGTCGGAGCGACGGTGATCGTCGAATAG